In a genomic window of Sporosarcina trichiuri:
- the tnpC gene encoding IS66 family transposase: MLFGSRSEKSKYNVPEGQGSLFEEEENPFPLSEQTEEQSQQVVSYTVVRKASKRKRNDHFQEGVETEVIHHHPDQLTCACCDLKLTEIGGTIVREEAEFVSAQLKRIQHMEHAYECLHCKADLSTPTKIVRGKAPQPVIQRSLAGPSVLAKVLSDKFTLYLPLYRQVKEWARYGLQTNDKNLSNWVINASNQWLTPLYRRMIELALNRTILHVDETTSQVIHRSDGKPASSKAYNWVYKTVPCQGPPLVIFKHSLSRAKEVLKNFLSGFKGTVICDGYSAYGDIEDISFANCWAHVRRYWLKADSKNGQMGVDYCNRLYQLERKFRTMRPSKRRRMRKKYSKPILDDFFKWIENGHFYGKNAIATAAEYTLKRKEALQRFLHDGRIEIDNNPAENAIRPNVIGRKNWLFSVSEAGAQANAICLSLSETAKLHGIDFYAYLKKIFTDLPTMSIQQQSERLDSFLPWSPEIQESCKLR, encoded by the coding sequence ATGTTATTCGGCTCACGATCCGAGAAATCAAAATACAATGTGCCCGAAGGGCAAGGTTCCTTATTTGAGGAAGAAGAGAACCCTTTTCCCCTTTCTGAGCAGACAGAAGAACAAAGCCAACAGGTAGTTTCGTATACTGTTGTCCGTAAAGCATCAAAGAGGAAGCGAAATGATCATTTTCAGGAAGGTGTCGAAACAGAGGTCATCCACCATCATCCTGACCAGCTTACCTGCGCCTGTTGCGATCTCAAACTAACGGAAATCGGCGGTACGATTGTGCGCGAAGAAGCTGAATTTGTTTCGGCGCAACTGAAGAGAATTCAGCATATGGAACATGCTTATGAATGCCTGCATTGTAAGGCAGATCTATCTACACCAACGAAAATTGTTCGAGGAAAAGCACCACAGCCAGTCATTCAGCGCAGCCTCGCAGGTCCAAGTGTATTGGCGAAAGTCCTATCGGACAAATTCACTTTATATTTACCTCTTTATCGTCAGGTGAAAGAATGGGCTCGTTACGGTTTACAGACGAACGATAAGAATTTGTCCAACTGGGTGATCAATGCTTCCAACCAATGGCTGACACCACTGTATAGGCGGATGATCGAGCTGGCTTTAAACCGGACAATCCTTCACGTAGACGAGACGACATCACAAGTCATTCATCGTAGTGATGGGAAACCGGCCAGTTCCAAGGCGTATAACTGGGTTTACAAGACAGTTCCTTGCCAAGGGCCTCCACTGGTCATTTTTAAGCATTCCTTGTCTCGTGCCAAGGAAGTATTGAAGAATTTCCTTTCTGGCTTCAAGGGTACCGTGATTTGTGATGGCTACTCTGCTTACGGTGATATCGAAGATATCTCCTTTGCCAACTGTTGGGCGCACGTCCGACGATATTGGCTGAAAGCCGATAGTAAAAATGGCCAGATGGGTGTTGACTATTGTAATCGACTCTACCAGTTGGAACGGAAGTTCCGAACAATGCGGCCAAGCAAACGGCGTAGAATGCGCAAGAAATATTCTAAGCCAATCCTTGATGACTTCTTCAAATGGATTGAGAACGGTCATTTTTACGGGAAGAATGCCATTGCGACGGCAGCTGAGTATACATTAAAGCGAAAAGAGGCGCTTCAACGATTCCTTCATGATGGCCGAATTGAAATCGATAATAATCCAGCTGAAAATGCCATTCGTCCGAACGTGATTGGACGAAAAAACTGGCTCTTTTCTGTCAGTGAAGCAGGTGCACAAGCAAACGCGATTTGCCTAAGTTTGTCGGAGACTGCAAAACTTCATGGGATCGATTTCTATGCCTATTTGAAGAAAATATTCACAGATCTACCCACTATGAGTATTCAGCAGCAAAGTGAACGGCTCGATTCGTTCCTGCCATGGTCACCAGAAATTCAAGAATCGTGTAAATTGAGATAG
- the tnpB gene encoding IS66 family insertion sequence element accessory protein TnpB (TnpB, as the term is used for proteins encoded by IS66 family insertion elements, is considered an accessory protein, since TnpC, encoded by a neighboring gene, is a DDE family transposase.) → MRQDYTEVQNIYIVCGKTDMRKGIDGLATLIQDSFELDPYGDSIFLFAGWKKDRYKCLYFDGNGFALLYKRLDNGKLQWPCSEQEVKNLSQQELRWLLEGLSIQQPKAIAPSLQGAF, encoded by the coding sequence ATGAGACAGGATTATACAGAAGTGCAGAATATCTATATCGTCTGCGGAAAAACAGATATGCGCAAAGGTATTGACGGTCTTGCAACGCTTATACAGGATTCCTTTGAACTGGATCCCTACGGGGATTCCATCTTTCTTTTCGCTGGTTGGAAGAAAGATCGCTATAAATGTCTGTATTTTGACGGGAATGGATTCGCTCTATTATACAAGCGCTTGGATAACGGAAAATTGCAGTGGCCATGCAGTGAACAGGAAGTGAAAAACTTGTCGCAGCAGGAGCTCCGTTGGCTACTTGAGGGACTCTCCATTCAGCAGCCGAAGGCAATTGCTCCTTCCTTACAAGGTGCTTTCTAA
- the tnpB gene encoding IS66 family insertion sequence element accessory protein TnpB (TnpB, as the term is used for proteins encoded by IS66 family insertion elements, is considered an accessory protein, since TnpC, encoded by a neighboring gene, is a DDE family transposase.): MRQDYTQVQNIYIVCGKTDMRKGIDGLATLIQDSFELDPYSDSIFLFAGWKKDRYKCLYFDGNGFAMLYKRLDSGKLQWPRNEQEVKNLTQQELRWLLEGLSIQQPRAIQPSLKGAF, translated from the coding sequence ATGAGGCAGGACTACACCCAGGTTCAAAACATCTATATCGTTTGCGGAAAGACCGATATGCGAAAAGGGATCGATGGATTGGCGACGCTGATCCAAGATTCTTTCGAGCTGGACCCCTATAGCGATTCCATCTTCCTGTTCGCCGGCTGGAAAAAAGACCGATACAAATGTCTGTATTTCGACGGTAACGGCTTCGCCATGCTGTATAAGCGGCTGGATAGTGGAAAGCTACAATGGCCAAGAAACGAACAGGAAGTAAAGAACCTGACCCAACAGGAGCTTCGCTGGCTGCTCGAAGGTTTGTCTATCCAGCAACCGAGAGCCATCCAGCCATCGTTGAAAGGGGCTTTCTGA
- the tnpC gene encoding IS66 family transposase, whose amino-acid sequence MANKSSNEKIIRLLEDQLSHSNEQIHQLTKRIESLTQQVQNLTKLLYGSKTEKSKYQAPDGQGSLFDEDESPFPDSEHTEEQSQQTISYTVVRKAKRKKRNDLLQKDIETEILHHHPEETECACCRQQMTEIGGTIVREEALFIPAKMKKVLHMEHAYECTHCKNDVSLPAQIIRGKAPQPAIQRSIAGPSVLAKVIYDKFIQYLPLYRQVKEWERHGLMTNDKNLSNWVISAADRWLSPLYERMRELLTCRNVLHVDETYAQVVHRSDGKSGQSKAFNWVCRTVPSQGPVMVLFRSALSRSRVALRSFISGYKGTLICDGYSAYGNLDGITFANCWAHVRRYWLKADSKNGRIGVAYCDQLYRLERKFRNFSPGKRRKAWKKYAKPIVDESFQWIEQSPFYGKSALATAAEYTLNRSDGLRAFLKDGRIEIDNNPAENAIRPNVIGRKNWLFSVSEAGAQANAICLSLAETAKIHGIDFYIYLQKLFTELPNLDFHQAPGLLDNYLPWSENIRLSCGRK is encoded by the coding sequence ATGGCAAATAAGTCATCGAACGAAAAAATTATTCGGCTATTGGAAGATCAGCTGTCCCATTCTAACGAACAGATCCATCAGCTGACCAAACGGATTGAATCGCTCACCCAACAAGTGCAGAATCTGACGAAGCTCCTGTACGGATCCAAAACGGAGAAATCTAAGTATCAGGCGCCCGATGGGCAGGGATCATTATTCGACGAAGATGAATCTCCTTTTCCTGACTCTGAGCACACAGAGGAACAAAGCCAACAGACGATCTCCTATACTGTTGTCCGGAAAGCTAAGCGGAAGAAGCGGAATGATCTGCTGCAGAAAGACATCGAAACAGAAATCCTCCATCATCATCCGGAAGAGACTGAATGCGCCTGTTGCCGTCAACAGATGACGGAAATCGGCGGAACTATCGTGCGGGAGGAAGCTCTATTCATTCCAGCCAAGATGAAGAAAGTGCTGCATATGGAACACGCCTATGAATGCACTCACTGTAAAAATGATGTGTCGCTCCCTGCCCAGATCATCCGCGGCAAGGCGCCGCAACCAGCCATTCAACGGAGTATTGCCGGTCCCAGCGTCCTGGCAAAAGTCATCTATGATAAGTTCATTCAATACCTGCCCCTTTACCGGCAGGTAAAGGAATGGGAGCGCCACGGACTGATGACCAATGACAAGAACCTGTCCAACTGGGTGATCTCCGCAGCTGATCGATGGTTATCTCCTCTGTACGAGAGGATGAGGGAACTGTTGACGTGCCGGAATGTTCTGCACGTCGACGAGACATATGCACAGGTGGTTCACAGATCAGACGGAAAATCCGGCCAGTCGAAAGCCTTTAATTGGGTGTGCCGCACCGTCCCAAGCCAAGGGCCTGTCATGGTCCTTTTCCGGAGCGCCCTTTCCCGTTCGAGGGTTGCCTTGCGATCATTCATTTCCGGTTACAAGGGAACGCTCATCTGTGATGGCTATTCAGCTTACGGCAATCTGGACGGCATCACATTCGCCAACTGCTGGGCTCACGTCCGGCGGTACTGGCTCAAAGCCGACAGTAAGAATGGACGAATCGGCGTAGCATATTGCGACCAGCTGTATCGGTTGGAACGGAAGTTCAGGAACTTTTCTCCGGGTAAACGGCGAAAGGCATGGAAGAAATACGCCAAACCAATTGTTGATGAATCTTTCCAGTGGATCGAGCAATCCCCGTTCTATGGGAAAAGTGCGCTTGCGACAGCAGCGGAATATACACTGAACCGGTCGGATGGACTTCGAGCGTTTCTAAAGGACGGCAGGATTGAAATCGATAATAATCCCGCGGAGAATGCAATCCGACCGAACGTCATCGGACGGAAAAACTGGTTGTTCTCTGTTAGTGAAGCGGGTGCGCAAGCAAACGCCATCTGTCTGTCTCTTGCCGAAACAGCCAAGATCCATGGCATTGACTTCTACATCTATCTCCAGAAGCTGTTCACAGAACTGCCGAATCTGGATTTTCATCAGGCCCCCGGCCTGTTGGACAATTATTTGCCGTGGTCAGAGAATATCCGACTCTCATGCGGGAGAAAATAG
- a CDS encoding DUF1015 family protein: protein MEINVLEKSFINISGDIYDSEFINLVNIKDNKLALDERTLFLTQKDKDRLNIQPIKDYEDVMYIFKYRKVYGLIGDVPIKEYDSGRIKCHELVLPDTVQGMLSNLHGYNCEAAPILLAHKKKVDYKSYIDEMKYRESYSLSEDLEIFVFCGEEAQKIAEEFVDEESMYVADGHHRLYTSSLSSFKNSVLSCLISFEYLDILPIHRVIANVDAQLFEKAKDFIFKRFEVMPEETPLSKGKIRIEYEGDRFVVNLIDLNSDDFCNNDIYRLNTQIISQAFRIFDTGSLEYLSDAELRKYKLSSRKKDVTIETYPIVKEEFIECANKNSIMPPKSTCFFPKFPSFLIFKQYK from the coding sequence TTGGAAATTAATGTACTCGAGAAATCATTTATTAATATTAGTGGGGATATTTATGATTCGGAATTTATAAATTTAGTTAATATAAAGGATAATAAATTAGCACTTGATGAAAGAACTCTGTTTCTTACCCAAAAGGATAAGGATAGGTTAAATATACAGCCAATTAAAGATTATGAAGATGTAATGTATATTTTTAAATATAGGAAAGTATATGGATTGATAGGAGATGTACCCATCAAGGAATACGACTCTGGTAGAATTAAATGTCATGAACTAGTTTTACCTGACACTGTCCAAGGAATGCTTAGTAACCTCCATGGTTACAATTGCGAGGCAGCTCCCATCTTACTTGCCCATAAAAAAAAAGTGGACTATAAATCATATATAGATGAGATGAAGTACAGGGAGAGTTATAGTCTGAGTGAGGATTTAGAGATTTTTGTGTTTTGTGGTGAAGAAGCTCAAAAGATTGCAGAGGAATTTGTGGATGAAGAAAGTATGTATGTTGCGGATGGACATCATCGTTTATATACGAGTTCATTATCAAGCTTTAAGAATTCGGTTCTTTCCTGTTTGATTAGCTTTGAATATCTAGATATTTTGCCGATACATCGGGTAATAGCGAATGTAGACGCACAGCTATTTGAAAAGGCTAAAGATTTTATCTTCAAAAGGTTTGAAGTTATGCCCGAGGAAACACCTCTGTCTAAAGGTAAAATCCGTATTGAATATGAAGGAGACCGCTTTGTAGTTAATCTTATAGACTTAAATTCTGATGACTTTTGTAATAACGATATATACCGGTTAAATACGCAAATCATTTCACAAGCTTTTCGTATATTTGACACAGGCAGCCTTGAGTATCTTTCAGATGCTGAACTAAGAAAATATAAATTATCATCTAGAAAAAAAGATGTTACGATCGAAACTTATCCAATAGTTAAAGAAGAATTTATTGAGTGTGCAAATAAAAACTCCATCATGCCGCCAAAGTCAACATGCTTTTTTCCTAAGTTTCCATCTTTTTTAATTTTTAAACAGTATAAATGA